A genomic stretch from Kogia breviceps isolate mKogBre1 chromosome 1, mKogBre1 haplotype 1, whole genome shotgun sequence includes:
- the MIB2 gene encoding E3 ubiquitin-protein ligase MIB2 isoform X7 yields MEPDPQAGVQVGMRVVRGVDWKWGQQDGGEGGVGTVVELGRHGSPSTPDRTVVVQWDHGTRTNYRAGYQGAHDLLLYDNAQIGVRHPNIICDCCKKHGLRGMRWKCRVCFDYDLCTQCYMHNKHDLAHAFERYETAHSRPVTLSPRQGLPRIPLRGIFQGAKVVRGPDWEWGSQDGLVCWWGHCLPGGEGKPGRVVDIRGWDVETGRSVASVTWADGTTNVYRVGHKGKVDLKCVGEAAGGFYYREHLPRLGKPAELQRRVSADGQPFQHGDKVKCLLDADVLRDMQEGHGGWNPRMAKHNCCSVGEVVRVIDDLDTVKRLQAGHGEWTDDMAPALGHVGRVLKVFGDGNLGVLVSGKLWTFSPSCLVAYRPEEDANLDVAERARENKSSLSVVLDKLRAQKSDLEHPGRLVVEVALGNVARALDLLRRHPEQVDTKNHGRTALQVAAYLGQVELVRLLLQARAGVDLPDDEGSTALHYAALGNQPEAARVLLSSGCGANTLNGTRSSALHVAVQRGFLEVVRVLCERGCDVNLPDAHADTPLHCAISAGTGASGIVEVLTEVPGIDVTATNSQGFTLLHHASLKGHTLAVRRILARARQLVDAKKEDGFTALHLAALNGHREVAQVLIREGHCDVNVRNRKLQSPLHLAVQQAHVGLVLLLVDAGCSVNAEDEEGDTALHVALQRHQLLPLATDGAGGDPGALQLLSRLQASGLPGSAELTAGAAVACFLALEGADLSYANHRGRSPMDLAAEGRLLKALQGCAQRFRERQAGGGGGAAQGPRLALSAPNTVTNLHVAAPSGPEAAECLVCSELALLVLFSPCQHRTVCEECARRMKKCIRCQAVIGKKLRPDGTEVVSAAPAPGPPRQLVEELQSRYRQMEERITCPICIDNHIRLVFQCGHGACAPCGAALSACPICRQPIRDRIQIFV; encoded by the exons ATGGAGCCAGACCCCCAGGCGGGCGTGCAGGTGGGCATGCGCGTGGTGCGCGGCGTGGACTGGAAGTGGGGCCAGCAGGACGGCGGCGAGGGCGGCGTGGGCACGGTGGTGGAGCTCGGCCGCCACGGCAGCCCTTCGACCCCCGACCGCACGGTGGTCGTGCAGTGGGACCACGGCACTCGCACCAACTACCGCGCGGGCTACCAGGGCGCGCATGACCTGCTGCTCTATGACAACGCCCAGATCG GTGTCCGCCACCCCAACATTATCTGCGACTGCTGCAAGAAGCACGGGCTGCGGGGCATGCGCTGGAAGTGCCGCGTCTGCTTCGACTACGATCTCTGCACGCAGTGCTACATGCACAACAAGCACGACCTGGCCCACGCCTTCGAGCGCTACGAGACGGCCCACTCGCGCCC GGTCACGCTGAGTCCCCGCCAGGGCCTCCCAAGGATCCCGCTAAGGGGCATCTTCCAGGGAGCGAAGGTGGTTCGGGGCCCCGACTGGGAGTGGGGTTCACAGGATG GCTTAGTCTGCTGGTGGGGCCACTGTCTcccaggaggggaagggaagccaGGCCGAGTGGTGGACATCCGTGGCTGGGATGTGGAGACGGGCCGGAGCGTGGCCAGCGTGACGTGGGCCGACGGCACCACCAACGTGTACCGCGTGGGCCACAAGGGCAAGGTGGACCTCAAGTGTGTGGGCGAGGCAGCCGGTGGCTTCTACTACAGGGAGCATCTCCCGAGGCTCG GCAAGCCCGCCGAGCTGCAGCGCAGGGTGAGTGCTGATGGCCAGCCCTTCCAGCACGGGGACAAGGTCAAGTGTCTGCTGGATGCGGATGTCCTGAGGGACATGCAGGAAGGCCACGGCGGATGGAACCCCCGGATGGCCAAG CACAACTGCTGCTCGGTGGGTGAAGTTGTGCGGGTCATTGACGACCTCGACACGGTGAAGCGGCTGCAGGCCGGGCATGGCGAGTGGACAGATGACATGGCCCCC gctCTGGGCCACGTCGGGAGAGTACTGAAGGTTTTCGGAGATGGGAACCTGGGTGTGCTGGTCAGCGGTAAGCTGTGGACCTTCAGCCCCTCCTGCCTGGTGGCCTACCGGCCTGAGGAGGACGCCAACCTGGACGTGGCCGAGCGTGCCCGGGAGAACAAAA gctCCCTGAGTGTTGTCCTGGACAAGCTTCGCGCCCAGAAGAGTGACCTGGAGCACCCAGGGAGGCTGGTGGTGGAGGTGGCCCTGGGCAACGTGGCCCGGGCTCTGGACCTGCTGCGGCGGCACCCGGAGCAG GTGGACACCAAGAACCATGGCAGGACCGCCCTGCAGGTGGCTGCCTACCTCGGCCAGGTGGAGCTGGTGcggctgctgctgcaggctcgggCAGGCGTGGACCTGCCGGACGACGAGGGCAGCACGGCACTGCACTACGCGGcgctggg GAACCAGCCCGAGGCCGCCCGGGTGCTCCTGAGCTCGGGTTGCGGGGCCAACACTCTTAACGGCACCCGGAGCTCGGCGCTGCACGTGGCCGTGCAgaggggcttcctggaggtggtgagGGTCCTCTGTGAGCGTGGCTGTGACGTCAACCTGCCC GACGCCCATGCTGACACGCCCCTGCACTGTGCCATCTCGGCGGGCACTGGCGCCAGTGGCATCGTGGAGGTCCTCACCGAGGTGCCGGGCATCGACGTCACTGCCACCAACAGCCAAGGCTTCACCCTGCTGCACCACGCATCCCTCAAAGGCCACACGCT AGCCGTCAGAAGGATTCTGGCACGGGCCCGACAGCTGGTGGACGCCAAGAAGGAGGATGGGTTCACAGCGCTGCACCTGGCCGCCCTCAACGGCCACAGGGAGGTGGCCCAGGTTCTCATCCGAGAG ggccaTTGTGACGTGAATGTTCGCAACCGTAAGCTCCAGTCCCCGCTGCACCTGGCTGTGCAGCAGGCCCACGTGGGGCTGGTGCTGCTGCTGGTGGACGCTGGCTGCAGCGTCAACGCCGAGGACGAGGAGGGGGACACAGCTCTGCATGTGGCACTGCAGCGTCACCAGCTGCTGCCCCTGGCAACTGATGGGGCCGGGGGGGACCCAGGGGCCTTGCAGCTGCTGTCAAGG CTACAGGCCTCGGGCCTTCCGGGCAGCGCGGAGCTGACGGCGGGCGCGGCGGTCGCCTGCTTCTTGGCGCTGGAGGGCGCCGACCTGAGCTACGCCAACCACCGCGGCCGGAGCCCTATGGACCTGGCAGCTGAGGGCCGCCTGCTCAAAGCCCTGCAGGGCTGTGCCCAGCGCTTCCG GGAGCGGCAGgctggcggcggcgggggcgcggCCCAGGGCCCAAGGCTGGCGCTCAGTGCCCCCAACACTGTGACCAACCTGCACGTCGCCGCGCCGTCCGGGCCCGAGGCCGCCGAGTGCCTGGTGTGTTCGGAGCTGGCGCTGTTGGTGCTGTTCTCGCCTTGCCAGCACCGCACGGTGTGTGAGG AGTGCGCCCGCAGGATGAAGAAGTGCATCAGGTGCCAGGCGGTCATCGGCAAGAAGCTGCGCCCAG ACGGCACGGAGGTGGTcagcgccgcccccgcccccggcccaccGCGGCAGCTGGTGGAGGAGCTGCAGAGCCGCTATCGGCAGATGGAGGAGCGCATCACCTGCCCCATCTGCATCGACAACCACATCCGCCTCGTGTTCCAGTGCGGTCACGGCGCCTGCGCGCCCTGCGGCGCTGCACTCAGCGCCTGCCCCATCTGCCGCCAGCCCATCCGCGACCGCATCCAGATCTTCGTGTAG
- the MIB2 gene encoding E3 ubiquitin-protein ligase MIB2 isoform X1: MEPDPQAGVQVGMRVVRGVDWKWGQQDGGEGGVGTVVELGRHGSPSTPDRTVVVQWDHGTRTNYRAGYQGAHDLLLYDNAQIGVRHPNIICDCCKKHGLRGMRWKCRVCFDYDLCTQCYMHNKHDLAHAFERYETAHSRPVTLSPRQGLPRIPLRGIFQGAKVVRGPDWEWGSQDGLVCWWGHCLPGGEGKPGRVVDIRGWDVETGRSVASVTWADGTTNVYRVGHKGKVDLKCVGEAAGGFYYREHLPRLGKPAELQRRVSADGQPFQHGDKVKCLLDADVLRDMQEGHGGWNPRMAKCIGQMGTVHRITDRGDVRVQFSHKTRWTFHPGALTKHNCCSVGEVVRVIDDLDTVKRLQAGHGEWTDDMAPALGHVGRVLKVFGDGNLGVLVSGKLWTFSPSCLVAYRPEEDANLDVAERARENKSEGIQCGRLVGGGAGPGHHQTSALPSPGSLSVVLDKLRAQKSDLEHPGRLVVEVALGNVARALDLLRRHPEQVDTKNHGRTALQVAAYLGQVELVRLLLQARAGVDLPDDEGSTALHYAALGNQPEAARVLLSSGCGANTLNGTRSSALHVAVQRGFLEVVRVLCERGCDVNLPDAHADTPLHCAISAGTGASGIVEVLTEVPGIDVTATNSQGFTLLHHASLKGHTLAVRRILARARQLVDAKKEDGFTALHLAALNGHREVAQVLIREGHCDVNVRNRKLQSPLHLAVQQAHVGLVLLLVDAGCSVNAEDEEGDTALHVALQRHQLLPLATDGAGGDPGALQLLSRLQASGLPGSAELTAGAAVACFLALEGADLSYANHRGRSPMDLAAEGRLLKALQGCAQRFRERQAGGGGGAAQGPRLALSAPNTVTNLHVAAPSGPEAAECLVCSELALLVLFSPCQHRTVCEECARRMKKCIRCQAVIGKKLRPDGTEVVSAAPAPGPPRQLVEELQSRYRQMEERITCPICIDNHIRLVFQCGHGACAPCGAALSACPICRQPIRDRIQIFV; encoded by the exons ATGGAGCCAGACCCCCAGGCGGGCGTGCAGGTGGGCATGCGCGTGGTGCGCGGCGTGGACTGGAAGTGGGGCCAGCAGGACGGCGGCGAGGGCGGCGTGGGCACGGTGGTGGAGCTCGGCCGCCACGGCAGCCCTTCGACCCCCGACCGCACGGTGGTCGTGCAGTGGGACCACGGCACTCGCACCAACTACCGCGCGGGCTACCAGGGCGCGCATGACCTGCTGCTCTATGACAACGCCCAGATCG GTGTCCGCCACCCCAACATTATCTGCGACTGCTGCAAGAAGCACGGGCTGCGGGGCATGCGCTGGAAGTGCCGCGTCTGCTTCGACTACGATCTCTGCACGCAGTGCTACATGCACAACAAGCACGACCTGGCCCACGCCTTCGAGCGCTACGAGACGGCCCACTCGCGCCC GGTCACGCTGAGTCCCCGCCAGGGCCTCCCAAGGATCCCGCTAAGGGGCATCTTCCAGGGAGCGAAGGTGGTTCGGGGCCCCGACTGGGAGTGGGGTTCACAGGATG GCTTAGTCTGCTGGTGGGGCCACTGTCTcccaggaggggaagggaagccaGGCCGAGTGGTGGACATCCGTGGCTGGGATGTGGAGACGGGCCGGAGCGTGGCCAGCGTGACGTGGGCCGACGGCACCACCAACGTGTACCGCGTGGGCCACAAGGGCAAGGTGGACCTCAAGTGTGTGGGCGAGGCAGCCGGTGGCTTCTACTACAGGGAGCATCTCCCGAGGCTCG GCAAGCCCGCCGAGCTGCAGCGCAGGGTGAGTGCTGATGGCCAGCCCTTCCAGCACGGGGACAAGGTCAAGTGTCTGCTGGATGCGGATGTCCTGAGGGACATGCAGGAAGGCCACGGCGGATGGAACCCCCGGATGGCCAAG TGTATCGGACAGATGGGCACCGTACACCGCATCACGGACCGTGGGGACGTGCGTGTGCAGTTCAGCCACAAGACCCGCTGGACCTTCCACCCTGGGGCTCTCACCAAG CACAACTGCTGCTCGGTGGGTGAAGTTGTGCGGGTCATTGACGACCTCGACACGGTGAAGCGGCTGCAGGCCGGGCATGGCGAGTGGACAGATGACATGGCCCCC gctCTGGGCCACGTCGGGAGAGTACTGAAGGTTTTCGGAGATGGGAACCTGGGTGTGCTGGTCAGCGGTAAGCTGTGGACCTTCAGCCCCTCCTGCCTGGTGGCCTACCGGCCTGAGGAGGACGCCAACCTGGACGTGGCCGAGCGTGCCCGGGAGAACAAAAGTGAGGGCATCCAgtgcgggcggctggtggggggcggggccggccctGGCCACCACCAAAcctcagccctgccctccccaggctCCCTGAGTGTTGTCCTGGACAAGCTTCGCGCCCAGAAGAGTGACCTGGAGCACCCAGGGAGGCTGGTGGTGGAGGTGGCCCTGGGCAACGTGGCCCGGGCTCTGGACCTGCTGCGGCGGCACCCGGAGCAG GTGGACACCAAGAACCATGGCAGGACCGCCCTGCAGGTGGCTGCCTACCTCGGCCAGGTGGAGCTGGTGcggctgctgctgcaggctcgggCAGGCGTGGACCTGCCGGACGACGAGGGCAGCACGGCACTGCACTACGCGGcgctggg GAACCAGCCCGAGGCCGCCCGGGTGCTCCTGAGCTCGGGTTGCGGGGCCAACACTCTTAACGGCACCCGGAGCTCGGCGCTGCACGTGGCCGTGCAgaggggcttcctggaggtggtgagGGTCCTCTGTGAGCGTGGCTGTGACGTCAACCTGCCC GACGCCCATGCTGACACGCCCCTGCACTGTGCCATCTCGGCGGGCACTGGCGCCAGTGGCATCGTGGAGGTCCTCACCGAGGTGCCGGGCATCGACGTCACTGCCACCAACAGCCAAGGCTTCACCCTGCTGCACCACGCATCCCTCAAAGGCCACACGCT AGCCGTCAGAAGGATTCTGGCACGGGCCCGACAGCTGGTGGACGCCAAGAAGGAGGATGGGTTCACAGCGCTGCACCTGGCCGCCCTCAACGGCCACAGGGAGGTGGCCCAGGTTCTCATCCGAGAG ggccaTTGTGACGTGAATGTTCGCAACCGTAAGCTCCAGTCCCCGCTGCACCTGGCTGTGCAGCAGGCCCACGTGGGGCTGGTGCTGCTGCTGGTGGACGCTGGCTGCAGCGTCAACGCCGAGGACGAGGAGGGGGACACAGCTCTGCATGTGGCACTGCAGCGTCACCAGCTGCTGCCCCTGGCAACTGATGGGGCCGGGGGGGACCCAGGGGCCTTGCAGCTGCTGTCAAGG CTACAGGCCTCGGGCCTTCCGGGCAGCGCGGAGCTGACGGCGGGCGCGGCGGTCGCCTGCTTCTTGGCGCTGGAGGGCGCCGACCTGAGCTACGCCAACCACCGCGGCCGGAGCCCTATGGACCTGGCAGCTGAGGGCCGCCTGCTCAAAGCCCTGCAGGGCTGTGCCCAGCGCTTCCG GGAGCGGCAGgctggcggcggcgggggcgcggCCCAGGGCCCAAGGCTGGCGCTCAGTGCCCCCAACACTGTGACCAACCTGCACGTCGCCGCGCCGTCCGGGCCCGAGGCCGCCGAGTGCCTGGTGTGTTCGGAGCTGGCGCTGTTGGTGCTGTTCTCGCCTTGCCAGCACCGCACGGTGTGTGAGG AGTGCGCCCGCAGGATGAAGAAGTGCATCAGGTGCCAGGCGGTCATCGGCAAGAAGCTGCGCCCAG ACGGCACGGAGGTGGTcagcgccgcccccgcccccggcccaccGCGGCAGCTGGTGGAGGAGCTGCAGAGCCGCTATCGGCAGATGGAGGAGCGCATCACCTGCCCCATCTGCATCGACAACCACATCCGCCTCGTGTTCCAGTGCGGTCACGGCGCCTGCGCGCCCTGCGGCGCTGCACTCAGCGCCTGCCCCATCTGCCGCCAGCCCATCCGCGACCGCATCCAGATCTTCGTGTAG
- the MIB2 gene encoding E3 ubiquitin-protein ligase MIB2 isoform X6: protein MEPDPQAGVQVGMRVVRGVDWKWGQQDGGEGGVGTVVELGRHGSPSTPDRTVVVQWDHGTRTNYRAGYQGAHDLLLYDNAQIGVRHPNIICDCCKKHGLRGMRWKCRVCFDYDLCTQCYMHNKHDLAHAFERYETAHSRPVTLSPRQGLPRIPLRGIFQGAKVVRGPDWEWGSQDGGEGKPGRVVDIRGWDVETGRSVASVTWADGTTNVYRVGHKGKVDLKCVGEAAGGFYYREHLPRLGKPAELQRRVSADGQPFQHGDKVKCLLDADVLRDMQEGHGGWNPRMAKHNCCSVGEVVRVIDDLDTVKRLQAGHGEWTDDMAPALGHVGRVLKVFGDGNLGVLVSGKLWTFSPSCLVAYRPEEDANLDVAERARENKSEGIQCGRLVGGGAGPGHHQTSALPSPGSLSVVLDKLRAQKSDLEHPGRLVVEVALGNVARALDLLRRHPEQVDTKNHGRTALQVAAYLGQVELVRLLLQARAGVDLPDDEGSTALHYAALGNQPEAARVLLSSGCGANTLNGTRSSALHVAVQRGFLEVVRVLCERGCDVNLPDAHADTPLHCAISAGTGASGIVEVLTEVPGIDVTATNSQGFTLLHHASLKGHTLAVRRILARARQLVDAKKEDGFTALHLAALNGHREVAQVLIREGHCDVNVRNRKLQSPLHLAVQQAHVGLVLLLVDAGCSVNAEDEEGDTALHVALQRHQLLPLATDGAGGDPGALQLLSRLQASGLPGSAELTAGAAVACFLALEGADLSYANHRGRSPMDLAAEGRLLKALQGCAQRFRERQAGGGGGAAQGPRLALSAPNTVTNLHVAAPSGPEAAECLVCSELALLVLFSPCQHRTVCEECARRMKKCIRCQAVIGKKLRPDGTEVVSAAPAPGPPRQLVEELQSRYRQMEERITCPICIDNHIRLVFQCGHGACAPCGAALSACPICRQPIRDRIQIFV, encoded by the exons ATGGAGCCAGACCCCCAGGCGGGCGTGCAGGTGGGCATGCGCGTGGTGCGCGGCGTGGACTGGAAGTGGGGCCAGCAGGACGGCGGCGAGGGCGGCGTGGGCACGGTGGTGGAGCTCGGCCGCCACGGCAGCCCTTCGACCCCCGACCGCACGGTGGTCGTGCAGTGGGACCACGGCACTCGCACCAACTACCGCGCGGGCTACCAGGGCGCGCATGACCTGCTGCTCTATGACAACGCCCAGATCG GTGTCCGCCACCCCAACATTATCTGCGACTGCTGCAAGAAGCACGGGCTGCGGGGCATGCGCTGGAAGTGCCGCGTCTGCTTCGACTACGATCTCTGCACGCAGTGCTACATGCACAACAAGCACGACCTGGCCCACGCCTTCGAGCGCTACGAGACGGCCCACTCGCGCCC GGTCACGCTGAGTCCCCGCCAGGGCCTCCCAAGGATCCCGCTAAGGGGCATCTTCCAGGGAGCGAAGGTGGTTCGGGGCCCCGACTGGGAGTGGGGTTCACAGGATG gaggggaagggaagccaGGCCGAGTGGTGGACATCCGTGGCTGGGATGTGGAGACGGGCCGGAGCGTGGCCAGCGTGACGTGGGCCGACGGCACCACCAACGTGTACCGCGTGGGCCACAAGGGCAAGGTGGACCTCAAGTGTGTGGGCGAGGCAGCCGGTGGCTTCTACTACAGGGAGCATCTCCCGAGGCTCG GCAAGCCCGCCGAGCTGCAGCGCAGGGTGAGTGCTGATGGCCAGCCCTTCCAGCACGGGGACAAGGTCAAGTGTCTGCTGGATGCGGATGTCCTGAGGGACATGCAGGAAGGCCACGGCGGATGGAACCCCCGGATGGCCAAG CACAACTGCTGCTCGGTGGGTGAAGTTGTGCGGGTCATTGACGACCTCGACACGGTGAAGCGGCTGCAGGCCGGGCATGGCGAGTGGACAGATGACATGGCCCCC gctCTGGGCCACGTCGGGAGAGTACTGAAGGTTTTCGGAGATGGGAACCTGGGTGTGCTGGTCAGCGGTAAGCTGTGGACCTTCAGCCCCTCCTGCCTGGTGGCCTACCGGCCTGAGGAGGACGCCAACCTGGACGTGGCCGAGCGTGCCCGGGAGAACAAAAGTGAGGGCATCCAgtgcgggcggctggtggggggcggggccggccctGGCCACCACCAAAcctcagccctgccctccccaggctCCCTGAGTGTTGTCCTGGACAAGCTTCGCGCCCAGAAGAGTGACCTGGAGCACCCAGGGAGGCTGGTGGTGGAGGTGGCCCTGGGCAACGTGGCCCGGGCTCTGGACCTGCTGCGGCGGCACCCGGAGCAG GTGGACACCAAGAACCATGGCAGGACCGCCCTGCAGGTGGCTGCCTACCTCGGCCAGGTGGAGCTGGTGcggctgctgctgcaggctcgggCAGGCGTGGACCTGCCGGACGACGAGGGCAGCACGGCACTGCACTACGCGGcgctggg GAACCAGCCCGAGGCCGCCCGGGTGCTCCTGAGCTCGGGTTGCGGGGCCAACACTCTTAACGGCACCCGGAGCTCGGCGCTGCACGTGGCCGTGCAgaggggcttcctggaggtggtgagGGTCCTCTGTGAGCGTGGCTGTGACGTCAACCTGCCC GACGCCCATGCTGACACGCCCCTGCACTGTGCCATCTCGGCGGGCACTGGCGCCAGTGGCATCGTGGAGGTCCTCACCGAGGTGCCGGGCATCGACGTCACTGCCACCAACAGCCAAGGCTTCACCCTGCTGCACCACGCATCCCTCAAAGGCCACACGCT AGCCGTCAGAAGGATTCTGGCACGGGCCCGACAGCTGGTGGACGCCAAGAAGGAGGATGGGTTCACAGCGCTGCACCTGGCCGCCCTCAACGGCCACAGGGAGGTGGCCCAGGTTCTCATCCGAGAG ggccaTTGTGACGTGAATGTTCGCAACCGTAAGCTCCAGTCCCCGCTGCACCTGGCTGTGCAGCAGGCCCACGTGGGGCTGGTGCTGCTGCTGGTGGACGCTGGCTGCAGCGTCAACGCCGAGGACGAGGAGGGGGACACAGCTCTGCATGTGGCACTGCAGCGTCACCAGCTGCTGCCCCTGGCAACTGATGGGGCCGGGGGGGACCCAGGGGCCTTGCAGCTGCTGTCAAGG CTACAGGCCTCGGGCCTTCCGGGCAGCGCGGAGCTGACGGCGGGCGCGGCGGTCGCCTGCTTCTTGGCGCTGGAGGGCGCCGACCTGAGCTACGCCAACCACCGCGGCCGGAGCCCTATGGACCTGGCAGCTGAGGGCCGCCTGCTCAAAGCCCTGCAGGGCTGTGCCCAGCGCTTCCG GGAGCGGCAGgctggcggcggcgggggcgcggCCCAGGGCCCAAGGCTGGCGCTCAGTGCCCCCAACACTGTGACCAACCTGCACGTCGCCGCGCCGTCCGGGCCCGAGGCCGCCGAGTGCCTGGTGTGTTCGGAGCTGGCGCTGTTGGTGCTGTTCTCGCCTTGCCAGCACCGCACGGTGTGTGAGG AGTGCGCCCGCAGGATGAAGAAGTGCATCAGGTGCCAGGCGGTCATCGGCAAGAAGCTGCGCCCAG ACGGCACGGAGGTGGTcagcgccgcccccgcccccggcccaccGCGGCAGCTGGTGGAGGAGCTGCAGAGCCGCTATCGGCAGATGGAGGAGCGCATCACCTGCCCCATCTGCATCGACAACCACATCCGCCTCGTGTTCCAGTGCGGTCACGGCGCCTGCGCGCCCTGCGGCGCTGCACTCAGCGCCTGCCCCATCTGCCGCCAGCCCATCCGCGACCGCATCCAGATCTTCGTGTAG